A stretch of the Synechocystis sp. PCC 7338 genome encodes the following:
- a CDS encoding TRAP transporter small permease subunit, whose product MEKLLKIAGIIDRLLAGIGKFTAWLVLAMVLIGGWNVVGRYLGRLVGQNLASNGLLEAQWYLFDLVFLLGAAYTLQTNDHVRVDIFYKSLGDRQRAWVNLLGTCLFLFPFCGLVIFYSWESVLNSWQIWEASPDPGGLPRYPIKTMIIVGFVLLMLQGIAEVIKNLAIALGHGNTEARD is encoded by the coding sequence GTGGAAAAATTATTAAAAATTGCTGGTATCATTGATCGACTCTTAGCAGGTATAGGCAAATTCACTGCTTGGCTGGTATTAGCGATGGTACTAATAGGTGGTTGGAATGTGGTGGGGCGCTACCTCGGTCGCTTAGTGGGCCAGAATTTAGCCTCCAATGGTTTGCTGGAAGCCCAATGGTATTTGTTTGACTTAGTTTTTCTTCTAGGCGCCGCCTACACACTACAAACTAATGACCATGTGCGAGTGGATATTTTCTACAAATCCCTTGGCGATCGCCAGCGGGCTTGGGTGAATTTATTGGGCACTTGTCTGTTTTTGTTCCCGTTTTGTGGACTGGTGATTTTTTATTCCTGGGAATCGGTGCTCAATTCTTGGCAGATTTGGGAAGCTTCTCCGGATCCGGGGGGCTTACCCCGTTATCCCATTAAAACAATGATTATTGTCGGTTTTGTCCTACTTATGCTCCAAGGCATTGCGGAAGTAATTAAAAATCTGGCGATCGCCCTTGGCCATGGTAATACGGAGGCTAGGGATTAA
- a CDS encoding pentapeptide repeat-containing protein: MLSLVKIAAAQTRWPKRDNSKHSRHGVSLSMNINPLLRAYEHGVRRFPRENLQNADLSGFTLISVDFERTNLIGSNLQRTFLTKARLGHCKMNWADLTYAKLNQADLSYANLTKASLYGAFAVKTNFKGAKLSGATLGHANLRGANLEQANLAGANLFAINLREANLQGADLSWANLQEACLSLANLRDARLWATDLRRAFMKEMDLSNLSLQGLTMDGAKLTGSCLRGTNLSQSSLRSANLRGADLTGANLTGADLTGADLMGANLTQAIWDDAMVQGVNWEEAIADRGMFREGLLGLGNHHNHHSHNGHQGLNISCFGGLQAAYVI, encoded by the coding sequence GTGCTTTCATTGGTCAAAATTGCCGCCGCCCAAACCCGGTGGCCAAAGAGGGACAACAGTAAACATTCTCGACATGGAGTTTCCTTGTCTATGAACATTAATCCTCTCCTGCGGGCCTATGAACACGGTGTGCGCCGCTTCCCCCGGGAAAATTTACAAAATGCTGATCTATCAGGATTCACTCTCATTTCCGTGGATTTCGAGCGCACTAACCTGATCGGCAGTAATTTACAGCGTACCTTTTTGACTAAAGCCCGCCTCGGCCACTGCAAGATGAACTGGGCGGATTTAACCTACGCTAAACTCAACCAAGCAGATTTAAGCTATGCTAATTTGACCAAAGCCAGTCTCTACGGGGCTTTTGCCGTCAAAACTAATTTTAAGGGGGCTAAGCTGAGTGGAGCGACCCTGGGCCATGCCAATCTCCGGGGAGCTAACCTGGAACAGGCTAACCTTGCTGGAGCTAATTTGTTTGCTATTAATTTAAGGGAAGCTAATCTCCAGGGAGCCGATCTCTCCTGGGCCAATCTCCAGGAGGCTTGTCTGAGCCTGGCCAATCTGCGTGATGCGAGGTTGTGGGCAACGGATCTGCGCCGGGCTTTTATGAAGGAAATGGATCTGAGTAATCTCAGTCTCCAGGGCTTGACCATGGACGGAGCTAAATTAACCGGCAGTTGCCTACGGGGGACAAACCTTAGCCAGTCTAGTTTGCGAAGTGCTAACCTCCGGGGCGCAGATTTGACCGGGGCGAATCTCACCGGAGCGGATCTAACCGGGGCTGATCTGATGGGAGCCAACCTAACCCAGGCAATTTGGGACGATGCCATGGTGCAGGGCGTTAATTGGGAAGAGGCGATCGCCGACCGGGGAATGTTTCGGGAAGGGTTATTAGGACTGGGAAACCACCACAATCACCACAGTCATAATGGCCACCAGGGATTAAATATCAGTTGCTTTGGGGGCCTGCAGGCCGCCTACGTTATTTAG
- a CDS encoding TRAP transporter large permease subunit has translation MVDYDWLGPMMFVGALVFLGCGYPVAFSLGGVAILFAIIGAALGSFDPIFLSAMPQRIFGIMANGTLLAIPFFIFLGSMLERSGIAERLLETMGIILGHLRGGLALAVILVGTMLAATTGVVAATVVAMGLISLPIMLRYGYSKELASGVIVASGTLGQIIPPSVVLIVLADQLGVSVGDLFIGSLLPGLMMAGSFAVYVLIIAWLKPNLAPALPAEVRNIGGQELRRRIVQVMLPPLILILLVLGSIFFGIASPTEAGAVGSIGAIALALANQKLTWQSLWQVCDATLRITSMVMLILLGSTAFSLVFRGLEGDRFMFDLLANLPGGQMGFLAVSMLTIFILGFFIDFFEIAFIVLPLFKPVAETLNLDLIWYGVIVGANLQTSFLTPPFGFALFYLRGVVPPSLTTGQIYRGALPFIALQILVLLLIIIFPPLVNWLPSLSVN, from the coding sequence ATGGTGGACTACGACTGGTTAGGGCCAATGATGTTTGTGGGGGCATTGGTCTTCCTGGGCTGTGGCTATCCCGTTGCCTTTTCTCTAGGAGGGGTGGCGATTTTATTTGCCATTATCGGTGCAGCTTTGGGTTCTTTTGACCCGATATTTTTGTCCGCAATGCCCCAAAGAATTTTTGGCATTATGGCCAATGGCACCCTCCTGGCCATTCCCTTCTTCATCTTTTTGGGGTCCATGTTGGAGCGGTCTGGCATTGCCGAACGGCTACTGGAAACCATGGGCATTATCCTGGGTCATTTGCGGGGGGGGCTTGCCCTCGCTGTGATTCTGGTGGGTACCATGCTAGCGGCCACCACTGGAGTTGTAGCGGCCACCGTGGTGGCCATGGGTTTAATTTCCCTGCCGATTATGTTGCGCTATGGCTACAGCAAGGAGCTAGCTTCCGGTGTGATTGTGGCCTCTGGCACCCTCGGACAAATTATTCCTCCTAGCGTAGTTTTGATCGTTTTAGCAGATCAATTAGGAGTTTCTGTCGGGGATCTATTCATTGGTTCCCTTCTGCCTGGATTGATGATGGCCGGTAGTTTTGCTGTCTATGTCCTCATCATCGCTTGGCTTAAACCCAATCTAGCCCCTGCTTTGCCGGCTGAAGTTAGGAACATTGGCGGTCAGGAACTACGCAGACGCATAGTACAAGTGATGCTACCCCCCTTGATTTTGATTCTATTGGTGCTGGGCAGTATTTTCTTTGGCATTGCTAGCCCCACCGAAGCGGGGGCAGTGGGATCCATCGGGGCGATCGCCTTGGCTTTGGCCAATCAAAAGTTAACTTGGCAATCCCTCTGGCAGGTGTGTGACGCGACCCTACGCATTACTAGCATGGTGATGTTAATTTTGTTAGGCTCCACCGCCTTTAGTTTGGTGTTCCGGGGACTGGAAGGCGATCGGTTTATGTTTGATCTTTTGGCTAATTTACCCGGCGGTCAAATGGGCTTTTTAGCCGTTAGTATGTTGACCATTTTTATTCTGGGATTTTTCATTGACTTTTTTGAAATTGCCTTTATTGTTCTGCCTCTGTTTAAACCGGTGGCGGAAACCCTAAATCTAGATTTAATCTGGTATGGGGTAATTGTGGGGGCTAACTTACAAACTTCTTTCCTCACTCCACCCTTTGGCTTTGCCTTATTTTATTTGCGAGGAGTAGTCCCCCCCAGTTTAACCACTGGGCAAATTTACCGGGGGGCTCTGCCATTCATTGCTCTACAAATCTTGGTGTTGCTACTCATTATTATTTTCCCGCCCCTGGTCAATTGGTTACCTTCCCTGAGTGTTAATTAG
- a CDS encoding AAA family ATPase — protein sequence MANPAPFQFDPRICRNEKEVETKLIVQHLLPFLGYTPESWHQEVTFGNIRLDFLAFATQILPFTVTETSPLSLIIEAKSPNQNLDKHAFKLANYMRSLRVPYGVLTNGLMLRIYERQHDQVNLIFSCPGSEISANLDSIKQIIGKKELSSSLKTIPVPVQPSNPLPQQPMKVIAVYHNKGGVGKTTTVVNLAAALAKQRKRVLIVDLDSQANTTYATGLVKFVDEANDDIKGNNIMQVIQSRDEYQIAEVARKASFSQYNIDVIPSHIELMEEEKNLNEREPAKIRLLNKLKKTYNHYDIVIIDTPPSLNLYAKIALITADFLLIPSDLKPFSHEGLNNVKRFIAQINETKEMYGMEDLKILGVLPSKISTNAKFLSSNYPKRRKLVQTKYDLPIMDSMICEREDLAKCLENSIAFGDDLIPDPRSVLDFKPDSPSSHEFEVLAMEILEKINS from the coding sequence ATGGCAAATCCTGCACCATTTCAATTTGACCCCAGAATTTGCCGCAACGAAAAGGAGGTTGAGACAAAATTAATTGTTCAGCATTTGCTTCCCTTCCTAGGCTATACGCCGGAATCCTGGCATCAGGAAGTCACTTTTGGAAATATTCGGCTAGATTTCCTTGCTTTTGCCACTCAGATTTTGCCCTTTACTGTGACAGAGACATCGCCTCTAAGTCTGATTATTGAAGCTAAAAGTCCTAACCAAAATTTGGACAAACATGCCTTTAAGCTGGCCAACTATATGCGGAGTCTCCGGGTTCCATATGGAGTTTTGACCAATGGTCTCATGTTACGGATTTATGAACGTCAACATGACCAAGTTAATCTGATATTTTCCTGTCCTGGTTCGGAAATTTCTGCTAACCTTGATAGCATCAAGCAAATTATTGGTAAGAAAGAGCTATCTAGTTCGCTGAAAACTATTCCTGTTCCAGTTCAACCAAGTAACCCTCTTCCCCAGCAACCAATGAAAGTTATTGCGGTCTACCATAATAAAGGCGGTGTAGGTAAAACTACAACTGTTGTCAACCTAGCCGCGGCCCTGGCGAAACAGAGAAAACGAGTTCTGATAGTGGACTTAGATAGTCAAGCCAATACTACCTATGCTACTGGCTTAGTCAAGTTTGTGGATGAAGCAAATGATGACATTAAAGGCAATAATATTATGCAAGTTATTCAATCTAGAGATGAATATCAAATTGCCGAAGTTGCAAGAAAAGCTAGTTTTAGTCAATACAACATCGATGTAATTCCTTCTCATATTGAGCTAATGGAAGAAGAGAAAAATTTAAATGAAAGAGAACCTGCTAAAATACGACTTTTGAATAAACTAAAAAAAACTTATAACCACTACGACATTGTAATTATTGATACGCCTCCATCACTAAATCTTTATGCCAAAATTGCACTTATTACCGCAGATTTTCTTCTCATACCTTCAGACCTCAAACCTTTTTCTCATGAAGGTTTGAACAATGTCAAAAGATTCATTGCACAAATCAATGAAACTAAGGAAATGTATGGAATGGAAGATCTCAAAATATTAGGAGTGCTTCCATCAAAAATTTCCACCAATGCTAAATTCTTATCCAGTAACTATCCTAAGCGAAGAAAATTAGTTCAGACAAAATATGATTTGCCGATAATGGATAGCATGATTTGTGAACGGGAAGATTTAGCAAAATGCTTAGAAAATTCTATTGCATTTGGTGATGATCTTATTCCTGATCCCCGCTCAGTCTTGGACTTTAAACCTGATTCTCCTTCGTCTCATGAATTTGAGGTTTTAGCCATGGAAATTTTAGAAAAAATAAATTCCTAA
- the hypB gene encoding hydrogenase nickel incorporation protein HypB: MCQNCGCSAVGTVAHSHHHHGDGNLAHSHDGHTHQEDHHHHGDHSYSPSQETVTIEPDRHSIAIGQGILSKNDRLAERNRGYFQAKGLLVMNFLSSPGAGKTALIEKMVGDRQQKHPTAVIVGDLATDNDAQRLRSAGAIAIQVTTGNICHLEAEMVAKAAQKLNLDNIDQLIIENVGNLVCPTAYDLGEDLRVVLFSVTEGEDKPLKYPATFKSAQVILVTKQDIAAAVDFNAELAWQNLRQVAPQAKIFAVSARTGEGLQPWYEYLNQWQLQHRSPLADPVLA, translated from the coding sequence ATGTGCCAGAACTGCGGTTGTAGTGCGGTGGGAACCGTTGCCCATAGCCACCATCACCATGGCGATGGAAATTTGGCCCACAGCCATGATGGCCATACCCACCAGGAAGATCATCACCACCATGGCGACCATAGCTACAGTCCAAGTCAGGAGACTGTAACCATTGAACCTGATCGCCATTCTATTGCCATTGGTCAAGGCATTCTGAGCAAAAATGACCGCCTAGCGGAAAGGAATCGGGGCTACTTCCAGGCCAAAGGTTTACTGGTGATGAATTTTCTCTCCTCCCCCGGAGCCGGTAAAACCGCCCTGATCGAAAAAATGGTCGGCGATCGACAACAGAAGCATCCCACCGCTGTCATTGTGGGGGATTTAGCCACCGATAACGATGCCCAACGTCTCCGCAGTGCCGGGGCAATCGCCATTCAGGTAACTACGGGGAATATTTGCCACCTGGAAGCGGAAATGGTGGCCAAGGCAGCCCAAAAGTTGAATTTAGACAACATTGACCAATTGATCATTGAAAATGTCGGTAATCTAGTTTGTCCCACCGCCTATGATCTGGGGGAAGATTTACGGGTCGTATTATTTTCCGTCACGGAAGGGGAGGATAAACCCCTCAAATACCCCGCCACGTTCAAATCAGCCCAGGTTATTTTGGTGACTAAGCAGGATATTGCCGCCGCGGTGGATTTTAATGCAGAGCTAGCTTGGCAAAACCTAAGACAAGTAGCTCCCCAAGCAAAAATTTTTGCCGTGTCTGCCCGCACGGGGGAAGGATTGCAGCCCTGGTATGAGTATTTGAATCAATGGCAACTCCAGCACCGCTCGCCCCTAGCTGATCCGGTGTTGGCCTAG
- a CDS encoding LD-carboxypeptidase: protein MFSLPQNFLQPAPLQTGDLLTVVSPSGSLRELAVLQKGVEIWRSWGYEVTFSQGYENRQGYLAGTDQQRRQDLLNAWLDPQCKGILCSRGGYGSARLLEDWQWPEIAQPKWVLGFSDVTGILWSLLKSGIISLHGPVLTTISDEPDWALERLRVHLQGFPLTPLTGNSWQKGRARGRLVAGNLTVATHFLGTPWQPNLANVILAIEDVTEAPYRIDRMVTQWRASGNLSQVGGIALGRFSECEAPAGFPSWTVEEVLGDRLGDLGIPVVADLPFGHGGVNAILPVGSEVELDGDTGTLSFL from the coding sequence ATGTTTTCCCTGCCCCAAAATTTTCTGCAACCAGCACCCCTCCAAACCGGCGATCTCCTCACCGTGGTGTCCCCTAGCGGTAGTCTGCGGGAATTGGCCGTCTTACAAAAAGGGGTAGAAATTTGGCGATCGTGGGGCTACGAGGTGACTTTCAGCCAAGGCTACGAAAACCGCCAAGGTTATTTAGCGGGCACGGATCAACAACGCCGGCAAGATTTACTGAACGCCTGGCTAGACCCCCAATGTAAAGGAATTTTATGCAGTCGGGGGGGCTACGGCTCCGCCCGGCTACTGGAAGATTGGCAATGGCCGGAAATTGCCCAGCCAAAATGGGTGTTGGGTTTTTCCGACGTCACAGGTATTTTATGGAGTTTGCTCAAATCAGGCATTATTAGTCTCCACGGCCCGGTATTGACCACGATCAGCGATGAGCCGGATTGGGCTCTGGAACGGTTACGGGTGCATCTTCAGGGTTTCCCCCTCACACCGTTGACCGGGAATAGTTGGCAAAAAGGCAGGGCCCGAGGGCGTTTAGTGGCAGGAAACTTGACCGTAGCTACCCATTTTTTAGGCACTCCCTGGCAACCCAATTTGGCCAACGTAATTTTGGCGATCGAAGATGTGACCGAAGCCCCCTACCGCATTGACCGCATGGTGACCCAATGGCGAGCCTCCGGCAATTTATCCCAGGTGGGTGGCATTGCCCTGGGAAGATTTAGTGAATGTGAAGCCCCCGCCGGTTTCCCCAGTTGGACGGTGGAAGAAGTACTTGGCGATCGCCTAGGGGATTTGGGCATACCAGTGGTGGCGGATTTACCCTTTGGCCATGGCGGTGTTAATGCTATTTTGCCCGTGGGTAGCGAAGTGGAATTGGATGGGGACACTGGCACCCTCAGTTTTTTGTAA
- a CDS encoding NAD(P)H-hydrate dehydratase, with product MTVALPWFLAVVSAAQMQEVENWLFAQGMPVAALMEKAALQIANRLSLLYPLTKFPRIGVVVGPGHNGGDGLVVARELKLQNYQVKVLQPLDQLKPLTQNHADYGKSLGIPWVDDVQALAHCDLIIDALFGFGLTRPITGVIADLVTAINDLSMPVVSIDLPSGIHTDTGEILGTAVQADRSFCLGLWKRAYFQDRALAHLGQTELLGIGLPPQAIANALGQVWPVQLLGAEQAQRILPLRRPLVTHKYHQGHVLLICGSQQYAGGALLSCLGARASGVGMVTMAVPKSIKNLIHRQCPEALVHGCLETPSGAIAGLGNLDLSRYTAVALGPGLGLDVGPVVEEVLPVNCPLILDADGLNQLARQQLLPLLAERTAPTVLTPHGGEFQRLFPDLDQGDRLTAVQRAAAMGQATVLLKGAKTVIASPTGPTWVIKDSTPALARGGSGDVLTGLMGGILAQTGEFDLTQGVATAAWWHAQAGILAAQQRTVLGVDAQHLAEYLIPACRQWIGQNATN from the coding sequence ATGACTGTGGCACTCCCATGGTTCCTGGCGGTGGTTAGCGCGGCCCAAATGCAGGAGGTTGAAAATTGGTTATTCGCCCAGGGCATGCCGGTGGCGGCCTTGATGGAAAAAGCGGCTCTACAGATCGCTAATAGATTGTCCCTGCTCTATCCCCTCACTAAATTTCCCCGCATCGGGGTGGTGGTGGGCCCGGGCCATAACGGCGGCGATGGCTTAGTGGTGGCGAGGGAACTGAAGCTCCAGAATTACCAAGTAAAAGTTTTACAACCCCTGGATCAGTTAAAGCCCCTAACCCAAAACCACGCTGACTATGGCAAAAGTTTGGGCATCCCTTGGGTGGATGATGTCCAGGCTTTAGCCCATTGTGATCTGATTATTGATGCTTTGTTCGGCTTTGGTTTAACTAGACCGATTACCGGGGTGATCGCCGACCTAGTCACAGCCATTAACGATTTATCCATGCCCGTGGTCAGCATCGATCTGCCTTCCGGCATTCATACCGATACGGGGGAAATTTTAGGCACAGCGGTGCAGGCAGACCGGAGTTTTTGCCTTGGTCTCTGGAAACGAGCTTACTTTCAGGACAGGGCTTTGGCACACTTGGGCCAGACAGAATTACTAGGTATCGGTTTACCGCCCCAGGCGATCGCTAATGCTTTAGGTCAAGTTTGGCCGGTGCAACTCCTTGGGGCTGAGCAAGCTCAACGGATATTGCCCCTCCGCCGCCCCCTAGTGACCCACAAATATCACCAGGGCCATGTGTTGCTCATCTGCGGTTCCCAACAGTATGCTGGCGGAGCGTTATTAAGCTGTTTGGGAGCGAGGGCCAGCGGGGTAGGCATGGTGACCATGGCGGTGCCAAAAAGCATTAAAAATCTCATCCATCGTCAATGCCCAGAGGCGCTGGTTCATGGTTGTTTAGAAACCCCCTCTGGGGCGATCGCCGGTTTAGGGAATTTGGACCTATCCCGTTACACTGCCGTTGCTCTGGGGCCAGGGTTAGGCCTTGACGTGGGCCCAGTGGTGGAAGAAGTTTTGCCGGTTAATTGTCCCCTTATTTTGGATGCCGATGGCCTCAACCAACTGGCTCGGCAACAATTATTACCCCTGTTGGCGGAACGGACAGCCCCCACCGTGTTAACGCCCCATGGGGGTGAATTTCAACGGCTTTTTCCTGACCTCGACCAAGGCGATCGCCTCACAGCAGTGCAAAGAGCAGCAGCCATGGGCCAGGCCACCGTGTTACTCAAGGGAGCTAAAACGGTCATTGCCAGCCCAACGGGGCCCACTTGGGTAATCAAAGATAGCACTCCAGCCCTAGCCCGGGGGGGCAGTGGGGATGTCCTCACTGGATTAATGGGGGGCATCTTGGCTCAAACAGGGGAATTTGACCTAACTCAAGGGGTAGCAACGGCCGCTTGGTGGCATGCCCAGGCCGGTATTTTAGCGGCTCAACAAAGAACAGTTTTGGGGGTGGATGCCCAACATTTAGCAGAATATTTGATTCCGGCCTGCCGCCAGTGGATCGGTCAAAATGCGACCAACTAG
- a CDS encoding transporter substrate-binding domain-containing protein: MRSFIVASCLLFLIPGLTVSATAQTMAIKMDSMAMANREASLEAIRQRGKLRVGVKKNLRPLGFRNNQGELVGLEIALAHRLALALLGDEKAVELIPVQNQDRLALLLNGDVDLIIAQMGQNPARDRLVDFSPPYYVDGVGLISKNKQLKNLDRSQPHTIAVLNNSGTIAVLKQAFPQATLVGVDSYDQAYQILEQGQAMAFAGDNSVLSGWAQSQPDYQLSSLQLTVAPLAIAMAKGLQHQALQREVNQILLELRASGWLRQQWQAWGLPF, from the coding sequence ATGCGTAGCTTCATTGTAGCTAGTTGTTTATTATTTTTAATTCCGGGTTTAACTGTCAGCGCCACTGCCCAAACTATGGCGATCAAGATGGATAGCATGGCCATGGCTAACCGGGAAGCTAGTTTAGAGGCCATTCGGCAACGGGGTAAATTAAGGGTAGGAGTTAAGAAAAATTTACGACCATTGGGTTTTCGCAACAACCAAGGTGAATTAGTTGGTTTGGAAATTGCTTTGGCCCATCGCTTGGCCCTGGCATTGTTGGGGGACGAAAAAGCAGTGGAGTTAATTCCAGTGCAAAACCAAGACCGGCTCGCCCTCTTGCTCAATGGTGACGTGGATTTAATCATTGCCCAAATGGGACAAAATCCGGCCCGCGATCGCCTGGTGGATTTTTCCCCGCCTTACTATGTGGATGGAGTGGGCCTAATTAGCAAAAACAAGCAACTTAAAAATTTAGATCGGAGTCAACCCCATACCATTGCGGTGCTTAATAACAGCGGCACCATCGCCGTGCTCAAACAAGCATTTCCCCAAGCTACCCTTGTGGGGGTAGATTCCTACGACCAAGCCTACCAAATTCTGGAACAGGGGCAAGCCATGGCCTTTGCTGGGGACAATTCTGTGTTAAGTGGCTGGGCCCAATCCCAACCGGATTACCAGCTTTCATCTTTGCAATTAACCGTGGCTCCTTTGGCGATCGCCATGGCCAAAGGGTTGCAACACCAGGCCCTACAACGGGAAGTTAACCAAATCCTGCTGGAATTGCGGGCTTCCGGCTGGCTTCGGCAACAATGGCAAGCCTGGGGACTCCCCTTCTAG
- a CDS encoding transglycosylase domain-containing protein produces the protein MSSTSTLKPSSTKAKAKAQPNFFQRVLRTTGTTFLGVGLVSSAVLAGGMAGLAFSFRNLPDVRGLTSYVPAQTSYIYDAKGRELLSLHGEEHRKVVPLAEISPNLKRAVLAIEDSNFYKHQGINPNSIGRALLVNFKSGGVSEGASTLSMQLVKNIYLSQKRVFTRKLAEAVLAVRVEQVFDKDQILDMYLNYIYWGHNNYGIQTAAESYFKKSAADLNLAESALLAGMIQAPEAYSPFNNFTAAKERQEVVLDRMASIGWITPAEAEAAKKEPLQNKLGEPTAWQNSKLPYVTDAVIAELETRFGQEALAQGGLRIQSTIDYDTQKLAENTVKSAYKNLRGRMGRAKDLQIALVAVEPETHFIKAMAGGVDYNKSQLNRVTISRRQPGSAFKPFVYYSAFASGKYTPDSSIEDRPINLRDGAGVYSPKNYGGGFSGSMSIRQAVASSANIPAVLIGSRVGLNKVIEDAKQMGIKTPLQSVLSLPLGSVDVTPLDMAVGYATLASNGWYSEPTAILRVTNVRGDVLLDNSPKPQQVLDPWAAASTSSVLTSVVQGGTGTSAYLGRPTAGKTGTTDNERNVWFVGYVPQLATAVWIGDDANRPLGKGISGGGYAAPIWRSFMSQAIKNMPVENFPSPSQFPRPKPEKQQKS, from the coding sequence GTGTCATCCACCAGCACCCTAAAACCGTCTTCCACCAAGGCCAAAGCCAAAGCCCAGCCTAATTTTTTCCAGCGGGTATTGCGCACCACTGGCACCACTTTTTTGGGGGTGGGTCTAGTTTCTAGCGCTGTGCTGGCCGGAGGGATGGCCGGTCTAGCCTTCAGTTTCCGTAACCTACCTGATGTGCGGGGTTTAACTTCCTACGTGCCGGCCCAAACCAGTTACATTTACGACGCCAAAGGGCGGGAATTGCTTAGTCTCCACGGGGAAGAACATCGCAAGGTTGTTCCCCTAGCAGAAATTTCCCCCAACCTGAAACGGGCCGTACTGGCGATCGAAGACAGCAATTTTTACAAACACCAAGGCATCAACCCCAACAGCATTGGGCGGGCCTTGTTAGTCAACTTTAAGAGTGGTGGAGTGAGCGAAGGGGCTTCTACCCTTAGCATGCAGTTGGTAAAAAATATTTACCTGAGTCAAAAAAGAGTTTTTACCCGCAAGTTGGCTGAAGCGGTTTTGGCGGTCAGAGTCGAGCAGGTATTCGACAAAGACCAGATTTTGGATATGTACCTCAACTACATCTACTGGGGGCATAATAACTACGGCATTCAAACCGCCGCTGAAAGCTACTTTAAAAAATCCGCCGCTGACCTAAATTTGGCCGAATCCGCCCTGTTAGCAGGCATGATTCAAGCCCCAGAGGCCTATAGCCCTTTCAACAATTTCACCGCGGCCAAGGAACGCCAGGAAGTGGTGCTGGATCGTATGGCCAGTATTGGTTGGATTACCCCCGCTGAAGCCGAAGCCGCTAAAAAAGAACCCCTCCAGAACAAATTAGGTGAACCCACTGCCTGGCAAAACAGCAAATTGCCCTACGTTACCGATGCGGTTATTGCCGAACTGGAAACTAGATTTGGTCAAGAGGCTTTGGCCCAAGGCGGTCTAAGGATACAAAGTACTATCGATTACGACACCCAAAAGCTAGCAGAAAATACGGTCAAGTCCGCCTATAAAAATTTGCGGGGACGCATGGGGAGGGCCAAGGATTTACAGATTGCCCTAGTGGCAGTGGAGCCGGAAACCCATTTCATCAAGGCTATGGCTGGAGGAGTCGATTACAACAAAAGCCAACTTAATCGGGTCACCATTTCCCGTCGTCAGCCGGGTTCAGCCTTTAAACCCTTTGTTTATTACAGTGCCTTTGCCAGTGGGAAATACACCCCCGATTCCTCCATCGAGGACCGGCCCATTAACTTAAGGGACGGAGCCGGTGTCTATTCTCCCAAAAACTATGGCGGTGGGTTTTCCGGTTCCATGTCTATTCGCCAGGCGGTGGCCAGTTCCGCCAATATTCCAGCGGTGTTGATTGGCAGTCGGGTTGGTCTCAATAAGGTGATTGAAGATGCCAAGCAGATGGGCATTAAAACCCCATTGCAGTCTGTTCTTTCCCTGCCCCTGGGGTCGGTGGATGTGACTCCGTTGGACATGGCCGTGGGCTATGCCACCCTAGCTAGCAATGGTTGGTATTCCGAACCCACTGCAATTTTACGGGTTACCAATGTGCGGGGGGATGTGCTGCTAGACAATAGTCCCAAGCCGCAACAGGTGTTAGACCCCTGGGCCGCCGCCAGTACTTCTTCAGTGCTGACTTCCGTTGTGCAGGGGGGGACCGGGACGTCGGCCTACTTAGGGCGTCCCACTGCCGGAAAAACTGGCACCACGGACAATGAGCGTAACGTCTGGTTTGTGGGTTATGTGCCCCAACTGGCCACCGCTGTCTGGATTGGAGATGATGCTAACCGTCCTCTGGGTAAGGGTATTTCGGGGGGGGGATATGCCGCTCCCATTTGGCGTTCTTTTATGAGTCAGGCTATTAAAAATATGCCCGTGGAAAATTTCCCCTCCCCTTCCCAATTCCCCCGTCCCAAGCCGGAAAAACAACAAAAATCCTAG